In one window of Nocardioides panacisoli DNA:
- the aroC gene encoding chorismate synthase, whose protein sequence is MLRWLTAGESHGPSLVATLEGLPAQVAVTTEDIADSLARRRLGYGRGARMKFEADEVRFIGGVRHGLTQGGPVAIEVGNTEWPKWEKVMAADPVDPAELEGMARNAPLTRPRPGHADLVGMQKYGFDDARPILERASARETAARVALGRVATNFLGQALDAHVVSHVIELGGERTTSRDVPLPEDVARLDEDPVRCLDADSSRRMVERIDQAHKDGDTLGGVVEVVVHGLPPGLGSHVHWDRRLDSRLAGALMGIQAIKGVEVGDGFETAATPGSAAHDEIEQTTGGLRRATGRSGGTEGGMSTGEVLRVRAAMKPIATVPKALRTVDVATGEETRAHHQRSDVCAVPAAGIVAEAMVALVLADAVTEKFGGDSLPEVRRNVGSYLDTLRYR, encoded by the coding sequence ATGTTGCGCTGGCTGACCGCAGGGGAGTCGCACGGTCCCTCCCTGGTGGCGACCCTCGAGGGCCTGCCCGCCCAGGTCGCGGTGACGACCGAGGACATCGCCGACTCGCTCGCCCGCCGACGGCTGGGGTACGGCCGCGGCGCCCGGATGAAGTTCGAGGCCGACGAGGTGCGCTTCATCGGCGGCGTCCGCCACGGCCTGACCCAGGGCGGTCCGGTCGCGATCGAGGTCGGCAACACCGAGTGGCCCAAGTGGGAGAAGGTGATGGCGGCCGACCCCGTCGACCCGGCCGAGCTCGAGGGCATGGCCCGCAACGCGCCCCTCACGCGGCCCCGTCCCGGCCACGCCGACCTCGTCGGCATGCAGAAGTACGGCTTCGACGACGCGCGGCCGATCCTGGAGCGGGCGTCGGCCCGCGAGACGGCGGCGCGGGTCGCACTCGGTCGCGTGGCGACCAACTTCCTCGGCCAGGCGCTCGACGCGCACGTCGTGTCCCACGTCATCGAGCTGGGCGGGGAGCGCACCACCAGCCGCGACGTCCCGCTGCCCGAGGACGTGGCACGGCTCGACGAGGATCCGGTCCGCTGCCTCGACGCGGACTCCTCGCGGCGCATGGTCGAGCGGATCGACCAGGCGCACAAGGACGGTGACACGCTCGGTGGCGTCGTCGAGGTGGTCGTGCACGGCCTGCCGCCCGGTCTCGGCTCCCACGTCCACTGGGACCGCCGGCTCGACTCCCGGCTCGCCGGCGCGCTGATGGGCATCCAGGCCATCAAGGGTGTCGAGGTGGGCGACGGCTTCGAGACGGCCGCAACGCCCGGCAGCGCTGCCCACGACGAGATCGAGCAGACCACCGGCGGGCTGCGTCGTGCGACCGGCCGCTCCGGTGGCACCGAGGGCGGCATGTCCACCGGTGAGGTCCTGCGCGTACGGGCGGCGATGAAGCCCATCGCGACGGTGCCCAAGGCCCTGCGCACCGTCGACGTCGCCACCGGTGAGGAGACGCGCGCCCACCACCAGCGCTCCGACGTGTGCGCCGTGCCCGCCGCGGGCATCGTCGCCGAGGCGATGGTCGCGCTCGTCCTCGCCGATGCGGTGACCGAGAAGTTCGGTGGCGACTCGCTGCCGGAGGTACGCCGCAACGTCGGCTCCTACCTCGACACGCTGCGGTACCGATGA
- a CDS encoding prepilin peptidase gives MTWPVALAGAVACGAGGALVPALVRRLPEPPHEPPVEGEPPKPAYADLGARPQLLPLAVVSSAAVGTSLGALLGWDWWLLLLWPLVPVGVLLAWVDWHTRLLPRVVVLPATAYALAFGLVRWPLTGDHAELLRGIVALLAVRTLFWLLWRVRQAGMGFGDVRLSALLGLVLGYAGWAEVVVGLYAAFLGFALPFLLLAVVRRDRGLMRRSHPFGPFLVAGAWVGLLVGSPVATALGY, from the coding sequence ATGACGTGGCCGGTCGCGCTCGCCGGAGCGGTCGCCTGCGGTGCGGGCGGGGCACTGGTGCCCGCTCTCGTACGCCGGCTCCCCGAGCCCCCACACGAGCCGCCGGTGGAGGGCGAGCCGCCGAAGCCGGCGTACGCCGACCTGGGCGCGCGGCCGCAGCTCCTGCCGTTGGCCGTCGTTTCCTCGGCCGCGGTGGGCACCTCGCTCGGGGCACTGCTGGGCTGGGACTGGTGGCTGCTGCTCCTGTGGCCGTTGGTTCCCGTGGGCGTGCTGCTGGCCTGGGTCGACTGGCACACCCGGCTGCTGCCACGGGTCGTGGTGCTGCCGGCGACGGCGTACGCCCTGGCCTTCGGCCTGGTGCGATGGCCGTTGACGGGGGACCACGCCGAACTCCTGCGGGGGATCGTTGCCCTCCTGGCCGTGCGCACCCTCTTCTGGCTGCTCTGGCGCGTGCGGCAGGCCGGCATGGGGTTCGGCGACGTGCGGCTCTCGGCCCTGCTGGGGCTGGTGCTGGGCTACGCCGGCTGGGCCGAGGTCGTGGTCGGGCTCTACGCCGCCTTCCTGGGCTTCGCGCTGCCGTTCCTGCTCCTCGCGGTGGTACGCCGCGACCGCGGCTTGATGCGGCGCTCCCATCCGTTCGGGCCCTTCCTCGTCGCCGGTGCCTGGGTCGGCCTGCTGGTCGGGTCCCCGGTGGCGACCGCCCTGGGCTACTGA
- a CDS encoding shikimate dehydrogenase, producing MRCAVLGDPIAHSLSPVLHRAGYDAVGLDWTYEAHRVAEGGLADFVATLDEAWCGLSLTMPLKREALDLADRVSDAARLAGAANTLLLVDGAVHVDNTDLPGAVSAIRERFESSVTSASILGAGATAASTGLALAELGVTTLQVHARNAERAAPTVAAIGAHPTAPEVTVRGLAEATTGEVVVSTVPAGAQDAATVERTAGAAVVFEVIYDPWPTPLAAAATQRGQVLVTGLDLLVHQAALQFTAFTGHAAPLAEMRAAGEAALVARST from the coding sequence GTGAGGTGCGCGGTCCTGGGCGATCCGATCGCCCACTCACTGTCCCCGGTGCTGCACCGGGCCGGCTACGACGCGGTGGGCCTGGACTGGACCTATGAGGCCCATCGCGTGGCCGAGGGCGGCCTGGCCGACTTCGTGGCGACGCTGGACGAGGCCTGGTGTGGGCTGTCGCTGACGATGCCGTTGAAGCGCGAGGCGCTCGACCTCGCCGACCGGGTCAGCGACGCCGCCCGGCTCGCCGGCGCGGCCAACACGTTGCTGCTGGTCGACGGTGCGGTCCACGTCGACAACACCGACCTGCCCGGCGCGGTGTCGGCGATCCGTGAGCGCTTCGAGAGCTCCGTCACCAGTGCGAGCATCCTCGGGGCGGGCGCGACCGCGGCGTCGACGGGACTGGCGCTGGCAGAGCTCGGGGTGACCACCCTGCAGGTGCACGCCCGCAACGCGGAGCGGGCCGCCCCCACCGTGGCCGCGATCGGTGCCCACCCGACCGCTCCGGAGGTGACGGTGCGGGGCCTGGCCGAGGCCACGACGGGTGAGGTCGTCGTCTCCACCGTCCCGGCCGGCGCCCAGGACGCCGCGACGGTCGAGCGCACCGCCGGGGCCGCGGTCGTGTTCGAGGTGATCTACGACCCCTGGCCCACGCCGCTCGCAGCCGCTGCGACACAGCGGGGCCAGGTGCTGGTCACCGGCCTGGACCTGTTGGTGCACCAGGCAGCGCTGCAGTTCACCGCGTTCACCGGGCACGCTGCGCCGCTCGCGGAGATGCGCGCCGCGGGGGAGGCCGCCCTGGTGGCGCGGTCGACATGA
- the mltG gene encoding endolytic transglycosylase MltG: MSEPLFPGDDQPQEAAEDRPAPGARRGKRRRGRGCLPVLLVLVVFAVAGWWAVNAGIDQVRERFSGPEDYSGADASGEVVFTVESGQSVASMGSALAELDVVASSEAFVDAARARSDETRGIQVGSYLMQEKMTADDAVGVLVDPANVVQTMVTIPEGLRVSAIVERLGKETEFSQQRFQKLLDNPERIGLPEQAGGNPEGYLFPATYAVSPTDTPRTILTAMVERWQQAASDADLEARAEELGYSPHEIMTIASLIEAEAPPEYMTRVSRVIYNRIERTDQGTNGLLQLDATVNYAHGDGLGARTTAEDREIDSPYNTYKNTGLPPGPIESPGDEAIKAAVEPADGDWFYYVTVNLDTGETKFAETLSEHNGNVDELNQYCRDESERC; encoded by the coding sequence ATGAGCGAACCGCTGTTCCCGGGGGATGACCAGCCGCAGGAGGCGGCCGAGGACCGTCCTGCACCGGGAGCGCGGCGCGGGAAGCGGCGGCGGGGCAGGGGCTGCCTGCCGGTGCTGCTGGTGCTCGTCGTCTTCGCCGTGGCCGGCTGGTGGGCCGTCAACGCCGGGATCGACCAGGTCCGTGAGCGGTTCTCGGGTCCGGAGGACTACTCCGGTGCGGACGCCAGCGGGGAGGTGGTCTTCACCGTGGAGTCGGGACAGTCGGTCGCCTCGATGGGCAGCGCCCTGGCGGAGTTGGACGTCGTCGCCTCGAGCGAGGCCTTCGTCGACGCCGCGCGGGCTCGCTCCGACGAGACCCGCGGCATCCAGGTCGGCAGCTACCTGATGCAGGAGAAGATGACCGCGGACGACGCCGTCGGGGTGCTGGTGGACCCGGCGAACGTCGTGCAGACGATGGTGACCATCCCCGAGGGGCTCCGTGTCAGCGCGATCGTCGAACGGCTGGGCAAGGAGACCGAGTTCTCCCAGCAGCGGTTCCAGAAGCTGCTGGACAACCCCGAGCGGATCGGGCTGCCCGAGCAGGCCGGCGGCAACCCCGAGGGCTACCTCTTCCCGGCGACGTACGCCGTCAGCCCCACCGACACGCCGCGCACGATCCTGACAGCGATGGTCGAGCGCTGGCAGCAGGCGGCGTCGGACGCGGACCTCGAGGCCCGCGCGGAGGAGCTGGGCTACTCGCCGCACGAGATCATGACCATCGCCTCGCTGATCGAGGCGGAGGCCCCGCCGGAGTACATGACCCGCGTCTCGCGGGTGATCTACAACCGGATCGAGCGGACGGACCAGGGCACCAACGGTCTGCTGCAGCTCGATGCCACGGTCAACTACGCCCACGGTGACGGGCTCGGCGCCCGGACGACGGCCGAGGACCGCGAGATCGACTCGCCGTACAACACCTACAAGAACACCGGCCTGCCGCCGGGGCCGATCGAGTCCCCCGGGGACGAGGCGATCAAGGCCGCGGTGGAGCCGGCGGACGGTGACTGGTTCTACTACGTGACGGTCAACCTCGACACCGGCGAGACCAAGTTCGCCGAGACCCTGTCCGAGCACAACGGCAATGTGGACGAGCTGAACCAGTACTGCCGCGACGAGTCCGAGCGCTGCTGA
- the ruvX gene encoding Holliday junction resolvase RuvX: MRHGVRLGVDPGDARIGVARCDPSGTLATPVETVRRGRGDLSRITRLVRDEEAVEVIVGLPRSLRGDEGPAAAKVRRFARLLARRVDPVPVRLYDERLTTVTAEAMLRGQRKGSDRRAVVDQVAAVVILQHALDAERATGEPAGELVTTDSDDSDGEA, encoded by the coding sequence ATGAGGCACGGCGTACGGCTCGGCGTCGACCCGGGGGATGCCCGGATCGGCGTCGCGCGGTGCGACCCGAGCGGCACCCTCGCCACGCCCGTCGAGACGGTGCGGCGCGGGCGTGGCGACCTGTCCCGCATCACCCGTCTGGTGCGCGACGAGGAGGCCGTCGAGGTGATCGTCGGTCTGCCCCGCTCGTTGCGCGGTGACGAGGGACCTGCTGCTGCCAAGGTACGGCGCTTCGCCCGGCTGCTGGCCCGGCGTGTCGATCCCGTCCCGGTCCGGCTCTATGACGAGCGCCTCACCACTGTGACGGCAGAGGCTATGCTCCGAGGCCAACGCAAGGGGTCGGATCGGCGTGCGGTCGTGGACCAGGTCGCCGCCGTGGTGATCCTCCAACATGCCCTCGACGCGGAGAGGGCGACCGGGGAGCCCGCGGGCGAACTGGTGACCACCGACTCGGACGATTCCGATGGAGAGGCCTGA